The following DNA comes from Limnobacter sp. SAORIC-580.
TGCAAGTTCTTCCACAGAAGCAAAGCGACTGTTCTATTAAAGTTGTAACGATTTTTTGCCTAAATTTGTAAAGTGATGTACTTTTCGCTTAATTTTGTAAAGAAGCATTACTTCTAGGCAACATTCCACACTACTCCAACCGCCAAATCTATGCAAACTTCAGAAATCAATCATGAATCTGCTTCATGGTTTTCCTGCGGCTATTTTTTGGATGTGTGATGTTCTGTTTTGCACTGAGTTGTTCTAGTTGAGCTTTAAGCTGGCCGTTTATCCTGGTTTGTTCTTCATAGCTGATGCGGATCGTTTGAAGATTTGCGGTGGTCATTTCAAGTTTTGTCTTTGCTGCGCTTAAATCTCGCCTAGATTCTTCAAGCTCCGATGCGAGTTCAAGGAGTTTGTCGTCCCGTTGTCTTAATTCATCCTCTCGGAGTTTCAGGGCGTTCGTGGCATCCTTGATTGCTTTATTTGCTGCTTGTCGTTCTCTTTCAATCTCCATTAATGCCCGGTTTTCGTGGTCTTTCAATCTGGCCAATCCCTGTTCGTGCTCCTGTGACATTCTGTGGCTTTCAGCAATAAAGTCGTGTCTGGCTTTATCTAGTTGTTTTTTCAACTCCTCACACTGATCTGTGGCGATTGCGAGTCGGTTCGATTCCAGCGAAAGTTTGGTTTTACCCTCACCAATCTCCTTTTGCATCTCCGATACATGAATGTCTTTCTCAGCGAGGATTTGCGCCATTTCATCGATGCGAGACTCCAAAGCTTGATTTTTGTTGTCCAGTTGTTCGATCTGCTGAGTGAAACGATTTAATTCCCTTTGGTGCTGTTCATTTTGTTCACGAGCCGTTGCGGAGCTAATTTGAGAGGCGATTCGCCAAGTCTCCTTTAGCGCTTCTGTGAACGTCGTTTTCAGCGATTCTGGCATTTCTGGAATCTCCAGTTCTATTCTGCCCTTCTCTTTTTGCTGTGCTAAAAATTCCTGTATTGCTTTACCTGGCGTTGACATGCTCCCTTTCCTAACCAACGCATAGAGTCTGGTTGGTGTCGGCATTATTCCATGTTGATAAAAAAGGATTGCACACGTTTTCTTGTAAATTTCCAGTGTGGACAAGCCTTGGTTCATCAATTCAAGGATTAGCTGACGGATTTCATCATCAGAGTTTACATCGTTCATTTGCTTGTACAGAGATTGGCTAAGAGTCATATATTATTACATAATACGTAATGTCATTACTAATTTATTGATTATTTTTGACATTACACTTATAATGTCAATGTATTTGTTCATCCGAGGTTATTTTGAGTTTTGAGCTTATTCCCAGTGCGTTTTCAAAGAATCCAGCATTCCAAATCAGTGCGTTTGATGGTTCTACTGGAGTAAATCGCGCCTCCGGTTCGCGTCAAATCGCTGCAAACCGGGATGTAGATGCTATTTCTGCATGGCTAATGCAATTTCAAACCTCAAAAAGTACATTTGACAGTTATCGCAAGGAGGCCGAGCGGCTACTGTTGTGGTCCGTTTTGCAGCTTTCCAAACCACTTTCCTCACTCGTGTATGAAGATCTTCAGGCCTATAGGCAATTCTTGTTAGACCCACAGCCTGTAGACTTTTGGGTGTCTACACCAGGACGTCGATTTGGGCGCAACGATCCACGGTGGCGTCCCTTTGCTGGGCCTTTGTCAGCAAGTAGTCAAAGGCAGACCTTGGTAATCCTTAATTCGATGTTTAGTTGGATGGTTGAGTCCGGGTATTTGGTGGGTAACCCGCTTGCTTTGGGCAAGCGCAGATCGTCGAGTTCGCCCAAAACTGTTACACGCTATCTTGATCCTATTCTATGGCTTGAGGTGAAGGCTTTTATTCTTGAATTGAGATCAACTGATCTGCCCAGGTACCATCGCTTGAGGTGGTTGTTTTCACTGTTTTACCTAGGTGGTTTGCGGATTTCAGAGGTTTCACAGGGTTGTATGGGGGACTTTTATTTCCGAAGAGCCCCAGACGGTAACGATTTGTGGTGGCTAAGGGTTGTTGGTAAGGGCAATAAAGAGAGACAAATTCCTATTTCAGGAGAGTTTCTTGATGAGTTGTTGCTGTATCGATCTTATGTTCAGGTGTCTGGTCTTCCGAGTGTAGGGGAGCAAGTTCCGCTGTTTGGTTCAGCCCGTAATTTTCGGATTAGGGTTGGTAGATCTTCCATACATGGGACTGTGACTGATTTGTTTGCAGATGTTGCGGCCAAGTTGCGCATGCAAGGAGATATGCACGCTGTACGTCGTGCATCTCAGCTTGAATCGGCTTCAGCCCATTGGCTTCGCCATACCGCTGGCTCTCACATGGCAAATTCAGGCGTTGATTTGAGAGTGATTCGGGACAATCTGGGGCATGCGTCAATCAGCACAACCTCTATTTATTTGCACACCGACGATGATCAGCGTCACGCCGATACTTCAACGGCTCACCGCGTTGCTTGGTCAAATTCATGACTACGGCAACAACTCTTTGATGTCGCATCCGAGGGTGGCTGCAAGTTTGTAGGCTTTTTCAAGGGTGATACGCACCTCTCCCCTTTCAATCCTTCCCATATAGCTGCGATCAATTTCTGCTCTCAGTGCCAATTCATCTTGAGAAAGTCCCCTTAGTTTTCTGGCTGCGCGTACTTTGCTGCCGAATATTTTTGCCACGTCTTGCATAGTTGCCTCTCTAGAGGCAAGAACTATCCAAATTTGCGGCTTTAATAGCCACGGATTATAATCCGTTCTTTCTCAAAACCCCCTTTTTTCAGTTGCCAGTAGCCAGGGGGGAAATGACACCGATGGAGCATCATGACAAGAAGTCTTTCACCCGAGTTTTATTCAGTTCTGATTGAGGGGAATTTGAACAATTTCACAGTCATGGAATTGAGAGACGCGATCATTCGTGAATGTAAAGATGAAACAGATATGACCTTGCGTGACTATCACAAACGTGCGTACCGCGTGGTTCTAAGGCTTCTAACCGCAGGTTTGCTTGAAAAAAGCAAAGACATTTCTGAATTTGCTCGCTACAAGAAAACCCCTCTTTTCGTAGCCTCAGTGTTTAAGCAAAGAGTGACAGTTGATCGAGGGCCCAAACAGCCCAGGCAACCCAAGCAGCCCACGCAAGTCGAGCATGGGGCCCCCAGTTGGCCGGTCAAAGATCCCTGCATTCGAGACGAATTGGATCAATTGGTAAAAACTTATCAGGTCGATTTGCTGTCTTCGATCGGTGAATCCGAGGAGTATCTGCGCTTGCACCAAACCTATCCGCAGCTTAAAGCCAAGCTCGAGCCTCATTACCTTAAGTCCAGGGATGTCAGTTCAAAAATACTCGGAAAGATTCGCGCCATTGAAAGCGTGCTTGCTGGCATGCCGAAAGATCCCGTTTCATGAAGCTGCGTCGATGGCAATCCAACTGTCTTACGGGTGCTTTGAACTGGTTCAAAACTCAGTCACATTTCATGTGCTTGGCAACGCCTGGGTCGGGTAAAACCCGGCTATCCGCAGAACTGGCTAAAAGTCTGCTCCAAGCAAATAAAATCGATTTTGTATTGACCTTTGCACCATCAATTGAAGTTGCACAAAACACCTCAAATACTTTCACCAATGTGCTTGGACGTCGATTTGACGGGCAAATTGGTGCAATAGGCGGCGCTTACACTTACCAAAGTTTGTTATTCATTCAAGCGGATTTTTGGCAGATATTCGATTCCCATCGTGTTTTAGTGGTCTTGGATGAGGTTCATCATTGTGCTGGCAGCGATCTTTCAAACTCAAATTCCTGGGGGGAACAGGTTTTGCTGAGAATTCAAAGTAAAGCCACTTTCAGTATTGCACTTAGTGGTACGCCTTGGCGAAGTGATGACTTGCCAATCGTACTTGCCAAATACACGGATCCTGAAGGCAAGGTTCGCTGTGATTATGAGTATGGTTTGGCCGAGGCAATCCACGATGGAGTTTGCCGAAATCCAAAGCTGGTCCTCATTGATCACGATCGTATTCTCTTGACGAATCAACAAAGCGGAATCCAGTCGTTCGAATCCTTTGCCGAGTTACTGAGCTCGAATGGCATTACCTATGACCAACTCATTCAAAATCCTCAGGCTGTTCATTTCATGCTGAATCGTGGGTGTCAAAAACTTAAGGAAATTCGCCTTACAAACCCCAATGCGGCTGGTCTTGTTGTGGCTCGATCGGTTGAGCATGCACACGTTATTGCCGCTGAGCTTTCAAATACATTCGCGCAGTCCGTGAAAGTGGTCACCTACAGAGATCACGATGCTTCGAAAACGATCGATGCATTTAGGTACTCTAATGAACAATGGATTGTTAGCGTTGGGATGATTAGCGAGGGTACTGATATTCCAAGGTTGCAAGTGTGTTGCCACCTCAGTATTGTCAAAACGGAAATGCATTTCCGACAGGTTCTGGGTCGAATATTGCGTATGACCAATGATGTCGATAAAGATGGTTGGATGTTTGTTTTTGCTGAGCCAACTCTAGTCGAATTTGCAAATGAGCTTCACCATGAAATCCCGGAGTCTCGTGTTGTTCAATTTGATGGTTCTCGTCCACGTATAGGCGCCGAACAGAGGATTGGCAGGACTTTTGATGCTTCAACAAAGCTCAACGACTATTCGGAAATTCGCTGCAATGATGATCTGCACCTAACGCTTCAACCAGAGATTTTCGATTCAGAACAAACGAGGTACTCCCGTACTCGGTTGGAATGGGCTGGTCAGTTTAGAGAGCAGATCATTGCAACATTCAATTCATCATTTTAGGGGTGGTCATGTTTTTTGTGTTGGTGAAATCGATACCTCTTTGTGCACCCTCGCCTTCTGTTGATACGTCGATGATCTGTCGGCATGTTATTTTTACGTGAATTTTCCGTTTTGAACGAGGTGTGGATTGGGCACTGTTGCACGTATAAATGAAGGTGACTGGAGTGACGGTACCTCATTGTGGCGGTATATGGACATCTATGGATTTCTGAGTCTCCTTACCGGACAAAAACTGAAGTTTACGAATCTTTCTGAATTTGAAGACGGTTTTGAAGGCCGCATGCCCTTTAACAATTCAGCAACTCTGAATATTGACTTTT
Coding sequences within:
- a CDS encoding DNA-binding protein, producing MTLSQSLYKQMNDVNSDDEIRQLILELMNQGLSTLEIYKKTCAILFYQHGIMPTPTRLYALVRKGSMSTPGKAIQEFLAQQKEKGRIELEIPEMPESLKTTFTEALKETWRIASQISSATAREQNEQHQRELNRFTQQIEQLDNKNQALESRIDEMAQILAEKDIHVSEMQKEIGEGKTKLSLESNRLAIATDQCEELKKQLDKARHDFIAESHRMSQEHEQGLARLKDHENRALMEIERERQAANKAIKDATNALKLREDELRQRDDKLLELASELEESRRDLSAAKTKLEMTTANLQTIRISYEEQTRINGQLKAQLEQLSAKQNITHPKNSRRKTMKQIHD
- a CDS encoding tyrosine-type recombinase/integrase encodes the protein MSFELIPSAFSKNPAFQISAFDGSTGVNRASGSRQIAANRDVDAISAWLMQFQTSKSTFDSYRKEAERLLLWSVLQLSKPLSSLVYEDLQAYRQFLLDPQPVDFWVSTPGRRFGRNDPRWRPFAGPLSASSQRQTLVILNSMFSWMVESGYLVGNPLALGKRRSSSSPKTVTRYLDPILWLEVKAFILELRSTDLPRYHRLRWLFSLFYLGGLRISEVSQGCMGDFYFRRAPDGNDLWWLRVVGKGNKERQIPISGEFLDELLLYRSYVQVSGLPSVGEQVPLFGSARNFRIRVGRSSIHGTVTDLFADVAAKLRMQGDMHAVRRASQLESASAHWLRHTAGSHMANSGVDLRVIRDNLGHASISTTSIYLHTDDDQRHADTSTAHRVAWSNS
- a CDS encoding helix-turn-helix domain-containing protein; its protein translation is MQDVAKIFGSKVRAARKLRGLSQDELALRAEIDRSYMGRIERGEVRITLEKAYKLAATLGCDIKELLP
- a CDS encoding DEAD/DEAH box helicase, which translates into the protein MKLRRWQSNCLTGALNWFKTQSHFMCLATPGSGKTRLSAELAKSLLQANKIDFVLTFAPSIEVAQNTSNTFTNVLGRRFDGQIGAIGGAYTYQSLLFIQADFWQIFDSHRVLVVLDEVHHCAGSDLSNSNSWGEQVLLRIQSKATFSIALSGTPWRSDDLPIVLAKYTDPEGKVRCDYEYGLAEAIHDGVCRNPKLVLIDHDRILLTNQQSGIQSFESFAELLSSNGITYDQLIQNPQAVHFMLNRGCQKLKEIRLTNPNAAGLVVARSVEHAHVIAAELSNTFAQSVKVVTYRDHDASKTIDAFRYSNEQWIVSVGMISEGTDIPRLQVCCHLSIVKTEMHFRQVLGRILRMTNDVDKDGWMFVFAEPTLVEFANELHHEIPESRVVQFDGSRPRIGAEQRIGRTFDASTKLNDYSEIRCNDDLHLTLQPEIFDSEQTRYSRTRLEWAGQFREQIIATFNSSF